The following coding sequences are from one Streptomyces venezuelae window:
- a CDS encoding PadR family transcriptional regulator yields MALEHAILVSLLEKPGSGYELARRFDRSIGYFWAATHQQIYRVLKRMEGDGWIDVREVVQQDRPDKKEYSVAPAGRAVLSQWLHEPIEPESVRHELAVKIRGAAFDDPAALIHEVERHRQAHADRLAHYLAGERRDFTRSGTGSGTGTDAAARDTPGAEARAQLDAGQELQHVVLRGGIAYERMTLAWLDDVLATLHRLDPER; encoded by the coding sequence ATGGCGCTCGAGCACGCGATTCTCGTCTCCCTGCTGGAGAAGCCGGGCTCCGGATACGAACTCGCCCGGCGGTTCGACCGGTCCATCGGCTACTTCTGGGCGGCCACCCACCAGCAGATCTACCGCGTCCTCAAACGCATGGAGGGCGACGGCTGGATCGACGTCCGCGAGGTGGTCCAGCAGGACCGGCCGGACAAGAAGGAGTACTCCGTCGCGCCGGCCGGCCGGGCCGTGCTTTCCCAGTGGCTGCACGAGCCGATCGAACCCGAGAGCGTCCGGCACGAGCTCGCCGTGAAGATCCGCGGCGCCGCCTTCGACGACCCGGCCGCGCTGATCCACGAGGTGGAGCGGCACCGCCAGGCCCACGCCGACCGCCTCGCGCACTACCTCGCGGGGGAGCGGCGCGACTTCACGAGATCGGGCACGGGATCGGGCACGGGCACGGACGCCGCGGCCCGCGACACGCCCGGGGCCGAGGCCCGCGCGCAACTCGACGCCGGACAGGAACTCCAGCACGTCGTGCTGCGCGGCGGCATCGCGTACGAGCGGATGACCCTCGCCTGGCTCGACGACGTGCTCGCCACCCTCCACCGACTCGACCCCGAGCGCTAG